One genomic segment of Trichoplusia ni isolate ovarian cell line Hi5 chromosome 5, tn1, whole genome shotgun sequence includes these proteins:
- the LOC113494579 gene encoding amidophosphoribosyltransferase-like isoform X2, translating into MNGPEGPSCQDSCGSVNNSQAAMERLGMEGSSSCDRSHGEVKVNSKRFGRGAVQSGLTHECGVFGAISTGDWPTQVDVPQVICLGLVALQHRGQESAGIVTSEGKNARHFNSHKGMGLINNIFNDEAMKKLKGNLGIGHTRYSTSAASEEVNCQPFVVHTAHGALAVAHNGELVNCGSLRKMVLGRGVGLSTHSDSELITQALCLNPPEGETNGPDWPARINHLMRLAPLSYSLVIMLKDKIYAVRDPYGNRPLCLGKILPLGSSFLMNGCAKNGVDERAEGWVVSSESCGFLSIGARYVREVLPGEIIEMSRHGVRTVDVVERPADKQQAFCIFEYVYFARADSIFEGQMVYSARMQCGRMLARESAVDADIVSSVPESGTAAAHGYARQSGIPFMEVLCKNRYVGRTFIQPSTRLRQLGVAKKFGALSENVRGKRIVLIDDSIVRGNTIGPIIKLLRDAGAAEVHIRIASPPLKYPCYMGINIPTREELIANKMDSFKLAEHVGADSLEYLSVEGLVSAIHYNMKTTPSDGLGGHCTACLTGEYPGGVPDDEW; encoded by the exons GTCTGACCCACGAATGTGGTGTGTTCGGAGCTATCAGTACCGGCGATTGGCCGACGCAGGTCGACGTGCCTCAAGTCATCTGTTTAGGACTTGTCGCGTTACAGCATCG AGGACAAGAGTCAGCCGGTATTGTCACATCGGAGGGCAAGAACGCTCGCCATTTCAACTCTCACAAAGGCATGGGACTGATCAACAATATATTTAACGATGAAGCCATGAAGAAGCTTAAAGGAAACCTCGGAATTGGACACACTAG GTATTCGACATCAGCTGCATCGGAGGAGGTGAACTGCCAACCGTTCGTGGTACACACTGCTCACGGCGCTCTCGCCGTCGCACACAACGGGGAACTCGTCAACTGTGGCAGTCTCAGGAAGATG GTATTAGGACGCGGAGTGGGTTTATCCACGCACTCTGACTCCGAGTTGATCACGCAGGCGCTCTGCCTCAACCCGCCGGAAGGCGAGACTAATGGACCCGACTGGCCTGCAAGAATCAACCACCTTATGAg ACTGGCGCCCCTAAGTTATTCACTGGTAATTATGTTGAAAGACAAAATCTACGCGGTACGTGACCCGTACGGCAACAGACCACTTTGTCTCGGAAAGATTTTACCTTTAGGATCATCAT ttttaatgAACGGTTGCGCCAAAAACGGCGTAGATGAGAGAGCAGAGGGTTGGGTCGTGTCGTCTGAGTCATGCGGCTTTCTCTCTATTG GCGCGCGTTACGTCCGCGAGGTGCTCCCGGGCGAGATCATCGAGATGTCCCGCCACGGCGTGCGCACTGTGGACGTGGTGGAGCGGCCCGCAGACAAGCAGCAGGCATTCTGTATCTTCGAGTACGTGTACTTCGCCAGGGCAGATAGTATCTTTGAAG GTCAGATGGTGTACTCAGCCCGCATGCAGTGCGGCCGCATGCTGGCGCGGGAGTCCGCTGTGGACGCCGACATCGTGTCCTCCGTGCCAGAGTCAGGGACTGCCGCCGCGCATGGGTACGCCAGACAG TCTGGCATCCCGTTCATGGAGGTCCTGTGTAAGAACCGCTACGTGGGCCGCACGTTCATCCAGCCGTCCACGCGGCTGCGGCAGCTGGGCGTGGCCAAGAAGTTCGGCGCGCTCTCGGAGAACGTGCGCGGGAAGCGCATCGTGCTCATCGACGACTCCATCGTGCGCGGGAACACCATCGGGCCCATCATCAAGCTGCTGCGGGACGCCGGCGCCGCTGAG GTACACATAAGGATAGCATCTCCTCCGTTGAAGTACCCGTGTTACATGGGCATCAACATCCCCACACGGGAGGAGCTCATAGCCAACAAGATGGACTCCTTCAAACTTGCTGAGCACGTCG GTGCCGACAGTCTAGAATACTTAAGCGTGGAGGGCTTAGTATCAGCGATACACTACAACATGAAGACCACGCCCAGCGATGGGCTCGGCGGCCACTGCACGGCCTGCCTCACGGGCGAGTACCCCGGCGGAGTGCCCGACGACGAGTGGTGA
- the LOC113494579 gene encoding amidophosphoribosyltransferase-like isoform X1, with product MNGPEGPSCQDSCGSVNNSQAAMERLGMEGSSSCDRSHGEVKVNSKRFGRGAVQSGLTHECGVFGAISTGDWPTQVDVPQVICLGLVALQHRGQESAGIVTSEGKNARHFNSHKGMGLINNIFNDEAMKKLKGNLGIGHTRYSTSAASEEVNCQPFVVHTAHGALAVAHNGELVNCGSLRKMVLGRGVGLSTHSDSELITQALCLNPPEGETNGPDWPARINHLMRLAPLSYSLVIMLKDKIYAVRDPYGNRPLCLGKILPLGSSYVYKQSSAQHAAVLMNGCAKNGVDERAEGWVVSSESCGFLSIGARYVREVLPGEIIEMSRHGVRTVDVVERPADKQQAFCIFEYVYFARADSIFEGQMVYSARMQCGRMLARESAVDADIVSSVPESGTAAAHGYARQSGIPFMEVLCKNRYVGRTFIQPSTRLRQLGVAKKFGALSENVRGKRIVLIDDSIVRGNTIGPIIKLLRDAGAAEVHIRIASPPLKYPCYMGINIPTREELIANKMDSFKLAEHVGADSLEYLSVEGLVSAIHYNMKTTPSDGLGGHCTACLTGEYPGGVPDDEW from the exons GTCTGACCCACGAATGTGGTGTGTTCGGAGCTATCAGTACCGGCGATTGGCCGACGCAGGTCGACGTGCCTCAAGTCATCTGTTTAGGACTTGTCGCGTTACAGCATCG AGGACAAGAGTCAGCCGGTATTGTCACATCGGAGGGCAAGAACGCTCGCCATTTCAACTCTCACAAAGGCATGGGACTGATCAACAATATATTTAACGATGAAGCCATGAAGAAGCTTAAAGGAAACCTCGGAATTGGACACACTAG GTATTCGACATCAGCTGCATCGGAGGAGGTGAACTGCCAACCGTTCGTGGTACACACTGCTCACGGCGCTCTCGCCGTCGCACACAACGGGGAACTCGTCAACTGTGGCAGTCTCAGGAAGATG GTATTAGGACGCGGAGTGGGTTTATCCACGCACTCTGACTCCGAGTTGATCACGCAGGCGCTCTGCCTCAACCCGCCGGAAGGCGAGACTAATGGACCCGACTGGCCTGCAAGAATCAACCACCTTATGAg ACTGGCGCCCCTAAGTTATTCACTGGTAATTATGTTGAAAGACAAAATCTACGCGGTACGTGACCCGTACGGCAACAGACCACTTTGTCTCGGAAAGATTTTACCTTTAGGATCATCAT ATGTCTACAAACAGTCTTCAGCGCAGCATGCCGCGG ttttaatgAACGGTTGCGCCAAAAACGGCGTAGATGAGAGAGCAGAGGGTTGGGTCGTGTCGTCTGAGTCATGCGGCTTTCTCTCTATTG GCGCGCGTTACGTCCGCGAGGTGCTCCCGGGCGAGATCATCGAGATGTCCCGCCACGGCGTGCGCACTGTGGACGTGGTGGAGCGGCCCGCAGACAAGCAGCAGGCATTCTGTATCTTCGAGTACGTGTACTTCGCCAGGGCAGATAGTATCTTTGAAG GTCAGATGGTGTACTCAGCCCGCATGCAGTGCGGCCGCATGCTGGCGCGGGAGTCCGCTGTGGACGCCGACATCGTGTCCTCCGTGCCAGAGTCAGGGACTGCCGCCGCGCATGGGTACGCCAGACAG TCTGGCATCCCGTTCATGGAGGTCCTGTGTAAGAACCGCTACGTGGGCCGCACGTTCATCCAGCCGTCCACGCGGCTGCGGCAGCTGGGCGTGGCCAAGAAGTTCGGCGCGCTCTCGGAGAACGTGCGCGGGAAGCGCATCGTGCTCATCGACGACTCCATCGTGCGCGGGAACACCATCGGGCCCATCATCAAGCTGCTGCGGGACGCCGGCGCCGCTGAG GTACACATAAGGATAGCATCTCCTCCGTTGAAGTACCCGTGTTACATGGGCATCAACATCCCCACACGGGAGGAGCTCATAGCCAACAAGATGGACTCCTTCAAACTTGCTGAGCACGTCG GTGCCGACAGTCTAGAATACTTAAGCGTGGAGGGCTTAGTATCAGCGATACACTACAACATGAAGACCACGCCCAGCGATGGGCTCGGCGGCCACTGCACGGCCTGCCTCACGGGCGAGTACCCCGGCGGAGTGCCCGACGACGAGTGGTGA